One stretch of Gadus chalcogrammus isolate NIFS_2021 chromosome 14, NIFS_Gcha_1.0, whole genome shotgun sequence DNA includes these proteins:
- the guca1g gene encoding guanylate cyclase activator 1g, with product MGQTESIDDEEITLQDIQELYRKFAFECPSGNLHLHEFKRIFGVNCTSRAEEAAYMENVFRSFDTNQDNKIDFMEYVAAIHLVLRGKLEDKLKWSFKVYDSDGNGCLDRREVKHVLTIIYMLKKHNNPAPQAKVEDICDRIFELVDVNNDERISLEEFMEGAQKDPWVLEQLKLDITPCGWFLNSKTRS from the exons ATGGGTCAGACAGAGAGCATCGATGATGAGGAAATTACTCTTCAAGACATTCAGGAGCTCTACCGCAAATTTGCCTTTGAATGCCCGAGTGGAAACCTCCACCTGCACGAGTTCAAGCGGATCTTCGGTGTGAACTGCACCTCCAGGGCGGAGGAGGCCGCCTACATGGAGAACGTGTTCCGGTCCTTCGACACCAACCAG GACAACAAGATTGACTTCATGGAGTACGTAGCGGCCATTCACCTGGTCCTCCGAGGGAAGCTGGAGGACAAGCTCAAGTGGTCCTTCAAGGTGTATGACAGCGATGGCAATGGCTGTCTGGACAGGAGGGAAGTGAAGCATGTGCTGACA ATTATCTACATGCTGAAGAAGCATAATAACCCCGCTCCCCAAGCCAAGGTGGAGGACATCTGTGACCGGATATTTGAACTGGTCGATGTCAACAACGATG AGCGGATCTCTCTAGAGGAGTTCATGGAGGGAGCGCAGAAGGACCCGTGGGTCCTGGAGCAGCTCAAACTGGACATTACGCCGTGTGGCTGGTTCCTGAACAGCAAGACGAGGTCCTGA